The Palleronia sp. THAF1 genome window below encodes:
- a CDS encoding LacI family DNA-binding transcriptional regulator, with translation MEKRRITLDDLARHCGVSAATVSRALAKRPGVRPDLRDKIHAAAVTLGYPLPLAMAGRKAILIAGQAAMTDAARSQFTLHVLEGLRARAALHDLTLELRAADGRLIDAIRPDDDAMGYLLLSPGDDQIAEMRATGLPCVLVNADDPEMQLSSAAPNNSIAAARATDRLIALGHRRIAFLTCGDRRTIARRRAGWRERMEIAGLVPDTIIEVSDWVPALAAQAVTEWFTGGRDATALLAAGDSLAVGALMALSRIGINVPGDVSVMGFDGMPQCALQSPPLSAVEIPMAELGAVALDLLRDTVAKPDQPAKRVELACRVVERGSTGPART, from the coding sequence ATGGAAAAACGCCGGATCACGCTGGACGACCTTGCGCGCCATTGCGGCGTGTCGGCTGCGACGGTCAGCCGGGCGCTGGCGAAACGGCCCGGCGTGCGCCCCGATCTACGCGACAAGATCCACGCCGCTGCCGTGACGCTGGGCTATCCCCTGCCTTTGGCGATGGCCGGTCGCAAAGCGATCCTGATCGCCGGGCAAGCCGCAATGACCGACGCCGCCCGCAGCCAGTTCACCCTGCATGTGCTGGAGGGCCTGCGCGCCCGCGCGGCGCTGCACGATCTGACGCTGGAATTGCGCGCAGCCGATGGGCGGCTCATTGATGCGATCCGACCAGACGACGATGCGATGGGCTACCTGCTGCTGTCTCCCGGTGATGACCAGATCGCCGAGATGCGGGCGACCGGCCTGCCCTGCGTGCTCGTCAACGCGGACGATCCCGAGATGCAACTCTCTTCTGCCGCGCCGAACAATTCCATCGCCGCGGCGCGGGCGACGGATCGGCTGATCGCGCTGGGGCATCGCAGGATCGCGTTCCTGACCTGTGGCGATCGGCGCACCATCGCACGGCGGCGGGCTGGGTGGCGCGAGCGGATGGAGATCGCGGGCCTGGTGCCGGATACGATAATAGAGGTGTCGGACTGGGTGCCCGCCCTTGCGGCGCAGGCGGTGACGGAGTGGTTCACGGGCGGACGCGACGCCACCGCCCTTTTGGCGGCGGGCGACAGTCTGGCGGTGGGCGCGTTGATGGCGCTGTCGCGGATTGGAATAAACGTGCCCGGCGATGTCAGCGTGATGGGCTTCGACGGGATGCCGCAATGCGCGTTGCAATCGCCGCCGCTGTCAGCTGTCGAAATCCCGATGGCCGAATTGGGCGCGGTGGCCTTGGACCTGCTGCGCGATACGGTTGCCAAACCCGACCAGCCCGCCAAACGGGTCGAGCTGGCCTGCCGGGTGGTCGAACGCGGCTCGACCGGCCCTGCGCGGACCTAG
- a CDS encoding carbohydrate ABC transporter permease: MSAIGKTLGSVVTLPLIWLARAVDYPLRWWQRKTGQGGMAAAFLAPNLAIFGVFVLFPLALNFVYSTTAGTNVLLSDRTFVGADQYARLLACEDYTRAITCREDLFWRAAGNTFFFVILQVTMMVVVSTITALILNRNIAGRGFFRAVFFFPVLLSPVVVGLIWRWILQRQGLLNLIMVNLGLDPEVWLNDRTYAFAATIGVSVWAHMGFYTLILLAGLQAIPRDLYEAAEMDGTPPGRVFWRITLPLLGPNLAVVLVLSLIKGVQIFDEVYVLTGGGPGTSTLYLTQYIYEVGFASILRNPGLAAAASILMGLVLVVLTLVQLWLSRRSEGKGRRDA; this comes from the coding sequence ATGTCCGCCATTGGAAAAACCTTGGGCAGCGTGGTCACGCTGCCCTTGATCTGGCTCGCGCGCGCCGTCGATTACCCCTTGCGGTGGTGGCAGCGCAAAACCGGGCAGGGCGGGATGGCGGCTGCCTTCCTTGCCCCCAACCTTGCGATCTTCGGCGTCTTCGTGCTGTTCCCGCTGGCGCTGAACTTCGTCTACTCGACCACGGCGGGCACCAACGTGCTGCTGTCGGACCGCACCTTCGTCGGCGCTGATCAATACGCACGGCTGCTGGCCTGCGAGGATTACACCCGCGCCATCACCTGCCGCGAAGACCTGTTCTGGCGTGCCGCTGGCAACACGTTCTTCTTCGTCATTCTACAGGTCACGATGATGGTCGTCGTCTCGACGATCACAGCGCTGATCCTGAACCGCAACATCGCCGGTCGCGGCTTTTTCCGCGCGGTCTTCTTCTTTCCAGTCCTACTGTCTCCGGTCGTCGTCGGCCTGATATGGCGGTGGATCCTGCAACGGCAGGGCCTGCTGAACCTGATCATGGTGAACCTTGGGCTGGACCCAGAGGTCTGGCTGAATGACCGCACCTACGCCTTCGCGGCCACCATAGGCGTGTCGGTCTGGGCGCATATGGGCTTTTACACGTTGATCCTGCTGGCCGGTCTGCAGGCGATCCCGCGCGATCTGTACGAGGCGGCTGAGATGGACGGCACGCCGCCGGGCCGCGTCTTTTGGCGCATCACGCTGCCGCTTCTGGGGCCGAACCTTGCGGTGGTGCTGGTGCTGTCGCTGATCAAGGGCGTGCAGATCTTTGATGAGGTCTACGTTCTGACTGGCGGCGGGCCGGGCACCTCGACCCTGTATCTCACGCAATATATCTACGAAGTCGGCTTCGCCTCGATCCTGCGCAATCCGGGGCTGGCGGCGGCGGCGTCGATCCTGATGGGGCTGGTGCTGGTGGTTCTGACACTGGTGCAGCTGTGGCTGTCGCGCCGATCCGAAGGCAAGGGGAGGCGTGACGCATGA
- a CDS encoding alpha/beta hydrolase family protein — MRQRLADRFEIGRHPLRFVSEDAGRLSFAAANGDVVGGVLVTPDTPPPWPTVLMIHAHGNRYDLGARELTQGRPASPAPLGPALSQLGIASVCIDLPCFGTRQHEKENAAAKAALWRGGSLAGRMLGELSSQLDWLESDARFGSVAIYGISMGATLGYWLAGVDTRVSAVVQLCCLADLDALMASGAHDLHGPYLTIPGLPTLARNGQIAGMIAPRPQLIGLGALDPLTPDDSRGIALGDVAEGYADAPTALSVTVEPNHGHEETPAMRAAVLQFLTGQLIR, encoded by the coding sequence ATGCGACAGCGACTGGCGGATCGGTTCGAAATCGGCCGCCATCCACTGCGTTTTGTGTCCGAGGATGCCGGGCGGCTGAGCTTCGCCGCTGCGAATGGCGACGTGGTCGGCGGCGTGCTGGTGACACCCGACACCCCGCCGCCCTGGCCCACCGTCCTGATGATCCACGCCCATGGGAACCGCTACGACCTCGGCGCGCGGGAACTGACCCAAGGCCGCCCCGCCAGCCCCGCGCCGCTTGGCCCTGCTCTCTCGCAGCTTGGCATCGCTTCTGTCTGTATCGACCTGCCGTGTTTCGGCACCCGCCAGCATGAAAAGGAAAACGCCGCCGCGAAGGCCGCGCTGTGGCGTGGCGGCTCGCTGGCCGGGCGGATGCTGGGCGAGCTGTCGTCACAACTGGACTGGCTGGAAAGCGATGCGCGCTTCGGGTCGGTCGCCATCTACGGAATATCGATGGGGGCGACGTTGGGCTATTGGCTGGCGGGCGTAGACACGCGTGTCTCCGCCGTAGTCCAGCTGTGCTGCCTCGCCGACTTGGACGCGTTAATGGCCAGTGGCGCGCATGATCTGCATGGGCCTTACCTGACGATTCCCGGCCTGCCCACCTTGGCCCGCAACGGCCAGATCGCCGGGATGATCGCGCCGCGTCCGCAGCTCATCGGGTTGGGCGCGCTCGACCCGCTGACACCCGACGACTCAAGGGGCATCGCGCTCGGGGATGTGGCAGAAGGCTATGCCGATGCGCCCACCGCCCTGTCCGTGACCGTGGAGCCGAACCACGGGCACGAGGAAACGCCCGCTATGCGCGCCGCCGTGCTTCAGTTCCTGACCGGTCAGTTGATCCGCTGA
- a CDS encoding alpha/beta fold hydrolase — MPIVQTTDKTELFVKDWGEGRPVVLIHGWPLNADSWEHQALALVDAGFRAVSYDRRGFGRSGQPFGGYTYDCMADDLASVMDALDLRDATIAGFSMGGGEVARYVSRHGTAKLRSAALISSIAPFMKKTKDNPDGVDESVFTDMKDGVRKDRPQFLADFFPGFYGNDTDAGGVSQAVLQWTWNMAMMASPKATLDCIDAFGHTDLRPDMEKFDIPTLVVHGTGDQVVPIDTSGRAAAKAIKKSTLKEYDGAPHGLTATHAEQLNRDLVDFLKG, encoded by the coding sequence ATGCCGATCGTGCAAACGACCGACAAGACTGAACTTTTCGTCAAGGACTGGGGCGAGGGCCGCCCCGTCGTATTGATTCACGGCTGGCCGCTGAACGCCGACAGTTGGGAGCATCAGGCCCTGGCGTTGGTCGATGCAGGCTTTCGCGCCGTGTCCTACGACCGCCGCGGCTTCGGTCGGTCCGGCCAACCCTTTGGCGGCTACACCTACGACTGCATGGCCGACGATCTGGCCAGTGTGATGGATGCGCTCGACCTGCGCGACGCGACGATTGCCGGTTTCTCCATGGGAGGCGGAGAGGTCGCGCGCTATGTAAGCCGTCACGGGACCGCCAAGCTGCGCTCGGCGGCGCTGATTTCGTCCATCGCGCCCTTCATGAAGAAAACGAAGGACAATCCAGACGGCGTGGACGAGAGCGTCTTCACGGATATGAAGGATGGCGTACGCAAGGATCGCCCGCAGTTTCTGGCTGACTTCTTCCCCGGCTTTTACGGAAATGACACCGATGCCGGTGGCGTCAGCCAAGCTGTGCTGCAGTGGACGTGGAACATGGCGATGATGGCCAGCCCGAAGGCGACGCTCGACTGCATCGACGCCTTCGGCCACACCGATCTGCGCCCGGATATGGAGAAGTTCGATATCCCCACGCTGGTCGTTCACGGCACCGGCGATCAGGTGGTGCCCATCGACACCTCTGGACGGGCCGCCGCCAAGGCGATCAAGAAATCCACGCTGAAGGAATACGATGGCGCGCCGCACGGGTTGACCGCGACCCATGCCGAACAGTTGAACCGCGACTTGGTCGACTTCCTGAAAGGCTGA
- a CDS encoding glycoside hydrolase family 105 protein has translation MNVKTTLSPTLNQLVAGLTGLRHEGQFDEPNLDGTAGDYISFDGWEWPQGVGLFGLAKLWLATGDDRLRDVLEGYYAKWLERGLPERNVNTTAPMLALSILWRENQDDRWQPAMDDWANWLMRDAPRTQEGGFQHDVSDKINDGELWDDTLYMVALFLASYGDSSGRRDLVDEAERQFLVHTRHLSDPETGLWFHGWTFHGRHNFARALWARGNAWVTAGLVDLPELCRLSPSVSAYLQDVLTTQIAALLPMQTEDGAWRTLLDDPSSYEETSATAGIAYGLMKAARLGLAGRDAAQAGRRGAAYVERQIDAAGVVGGVSYGTRMGHDLQFYRDIPIQPTGYGQALAILCLTEAMHP, from the coding sequence ATGAACGTCAAGACTACCCTGTCCCCCACGCTAAACCAGCTTGTCGCCGGTCTGACCGGGCTGCGCCATGAAGGTCAGTTCGACGAGCCGAACCTTGACGGGACAGCGGGCGATTACATCAGTTTCGATGGATGGGAATGGCCGCAGGGCGTTGGCCTGTTCGGTCTGGCGAAGCTGTGGCTTGCGACCGGTGATGACAGGTTGCGCGACGTGCTGGAAGGCTATTACGCAAAGTGGCTGGAACGCGGTCTTCCCGAGCGGAACGTCAACACTACGGCCCCCATGCTTGCCCTATCGATCCTGTGGCGCGAGAATCAGGATGATCGCTGGCAGCCCGCTATGGACGATTGGGCCAATTGGCTGATGCGTGACGCCCCCCGCACGCAGGAAGGCGGCTTCCAGCATGACGTATCCGACAAGATCAACGACGGAGAGTTGTGGGACGACACGCTCTACATGGTTGCCCTGTTTCTGGCGTCCTACGGCGACTCCTCTGGCCGCCGCGATCTGGTGGACGAGGCCGAGCGTCAGTTCCTGGTCCATACACGCCACCTGTCCGACCCCGAAACAGGTCTTTGGTTCCACGGCTGGACCTTCCATGGCCGTCACAACTTCGCCCGTGCCCTATGGGCGCGCGGCAATGCTTGGGTGACGGCGGGGCTGGTTGACCTGCCGGAACTGTGCCGGCTGTCGCCCTCGGTCTCTGCTTATCTGCAGGACGTGCTCACGACCCAGATCGCGGCGCTGTTGCCGATGCAAACCGAAGATGGCGCGTGGCGGACCCTGCTGGACGATCCGAGTTCCTACGAGGAAACGAGCGCCACGGCGGGCATCGCCTATGGGCTGATGAAGGCGGCACGGCTGGGACTTGCGGGCCGCGATGCCGCGCAGGCCGGACGGCGCGGCGCGGCCTACGTCGAGCGCCAGATCGACGCGGCGGGCGTTGTCGGCGGCGTGTCCTACGGCACGCGCATGGGCCACGATCTGCAATTCTACCGCGACATTCCCATCCAGCCCACCGGCTACGGCCAGGCGCTGGCGATACTCTGTCTGACCGAGGCGATGCACCCATGA
- a CDS encoding carbohydrate ABC transporter permease, whose translation MSHVSQFLFRRRGHSNRWHWTDVVTWLWLIGGTILMFGPALWLVSSSFKGPAELAEFPPTLLPYQQITIAVDGYDDPLPLYTVQTEDGGTRRLAEIRRIGTNAQMVDPDAPDERIDVNIADRTPVREIGLATENYIEPLLANDFLRFLWNSVFVTTMATIITLLTNSMAAFALSKYQFRGRDAVMLIIVATLMVPLSVILVPLYSVVNATGLLNSLWGVILPTVATPTGVFLLRQYMLTIPDELLEAARMDHASEWQIYWRIVLPLAAPALAVLAIFSVVWRWNDFLWPLIVLSQRETYTLQVGLNTYAGELNVQWHYILAMTVVTMIPVVLVFVFLQRFITTGIAGAGIK comes from the coding sequence ATGAGCCACGTGTCGCAATTCCTTTTCCGCCGCCGGGGCCACAGCAATCGCTGGCATTGGACCGATGTGGTCACGTGGCTGTGGCTGATCGGCGGCACGATCCTGATGTTCGGGCCGGCGCTGTGGCTGGTGTCGTCGTCCTTCAAAGGGCCCGCCGAACTGGCCGAGTTCCCACCCACGCTGCTGCCCTACCAACAGATCACGATTGCCGTGGACGGCTACGACGACCCGCTGCCCCTCTACACGGTTCAGACCGAGGACGGCGGCACCCGGCGGCTGGCCGAGATCCGTCGGATCGGCACCAATGCTCAGATGGTCGACCCTGATGCGCCGGACGAGCGCATCGACGTCAACATCGCCGACCGCACCCCGGTCCGCGAGATTGGGCTGGCGACCGAAAACTACATCGAACCCTTGCTCGCAAACGACTTCCTGCGCTTTTTATGGAACTCGGTCTTCGTCACCACGATGGCGACGATCATCACGCTGCTGACCAATTCCATGGCCGCCTTCGCCCTGTCTAAATACCAGTTCCGGGGCCGGGATGCCGTGATGCTGATCATCGTCGCCACACTGATGGTGCCGTTGTCGGTCATCCTTGTGCCGCTGTATTCGGTCGTGAACGCGACCGGGCTGCTGAACTCACTTTGGGGCGTCATCCTGCCCACGGTCGCCACGCCCACGGGCGTCTTCTTGCTGCGCCAGTACATGTTGACGATCCCCGACGAATTGCTGGAAGCCGCACGGATGGACCACGCGAGCGAGTGGCAGATCTACTGGCGTATCGTTCTGCCATTGGCCGCGCCCGCGCTGGCCGTGCTGGCGATCTTCTCGGTCGTCTGGCGCTGGAACGACTTCCTGTGGCCGCTGATCGTGCTGTCGCAGCGCGAGACCTATACGTTGCAGGTGGGCCTGAACACCTACGCGGGCGAATTGAACGTGCAGTGGCACTACATCCTTGCGATGACCGTGGTGACGATGATCCCGGTCGTCCTTGTCTTCGTCTTCCTGCAACGCTTCATCACCACCGGCATCGCCGGCGCTGGCATCAAGTAA
- a CDS encoding ABC transporter ATP-binding protein — translation MGRITLSDIRKSFAGTEVIHGVNLEVNEGELVVFVGPSGCGKSTLLRLIAGLDKPTSGTIAIDGVDVTRQSAANRGLAMVFQSYALYPHMTVRQNLSFGLENTRMDKAEVRKRVDDAATMLEIDELLDRRPTQLSGGQRQRVAIGRAIVREPSAFLLDEPLSNLDAELRVTMRAELAQLHARLGTTMIYVTHDQIEAMTLADRIVVLRKGVIEQVDTPLGLYNSPANLFVAGFIGAPNMNFFQCTATDGKATLPGGLHVDVPSDGAVTVGIRPQHLRLAQEGEVAIAGTVTLVESLGAETVVHAKAEDGTVMVTVLDGQPGVKLGDPVRVALDHAQVHLFDADGQRIN, via the coding sequence ATGGGCCGCATCACGCTATCGGACATCCGCAAGAGTTTCGCGGGCACAGAGGTCATCCACGGGGTGAACCTAGAGGTGAACGAGGGGGAGCTTGTCGTCTTCGTCGGCCCGTCCGGCTGCGGCAAGTCCACCCTGCTGCGCCTGATCGCCGGGTTGGACAAGCCGACCAGCGGAACCATCGCCATCGATGGGGTCGACGTGACGCGGCAGTCGGCGGCGAACCGGGGGCTGGCGATGGTGTTCCAGTCCTATGCTTTGTATCCGCACATGACCGTCCGCCAGAACCTGTCCTTCGGGTTGGAAAACACGCGGATGGACAAGGCCGAGGTCCGCAAGCGGGTCGATGACGCCGCGACCATGCTGGAGATCGACGAGTTGCTGGACCGTCGCCCCACGCAGCTGTCGGGCGGCCAACGCCAGCGCGTCGCCATCGGGCGGGCCATCGTGCGCGAGCCATCGGCCTTCCTGCTGGATGAGCCTCTGTCGAACCTGGATGCCGAATTGCGTGTGACGATGCGGGCCGAGCTGGCACAACTGCACGCGCGGCTGGGGACCACGATGATCTACGTCACCCACGACCAGATCGAGGCGATGACATTGGCCGACCGCATCGTGGTGCTGCGCAAGGGCGTGATCGAGCAGGTGGACACCCCTCTGGGTCTGTATAACAGTCCCGCCAACCTGTTCGTCGCAGGCTTTATCGGTGCGCCCAACATGAACTTCTTCCAGTGTACCGCGACGGACGGCAAAGCGACCCTGCCGGGCGGATTGCACGTGGACGTGCCATCGGACGGTGCTGTGACGGTCGGCATCCGGCCCCAGCACCTGCGGTTGGCGCAAGAGGGCGAAGTGGCCATCGCAGGCACGGTGACGCTGGTGGAATCGCTGGGAGCGGAGACGGTGGTTCACGCTAAGGCCGAAGACGGGACGGTCATGGTCACGGTGCTCGACGGCCAGCCGGGTGTGAAGCTGGGCGATCCGGTGCGCGTGGCGCTGGATCACGCTCAGGTGCATCTGTTCGATGCGGATGGTCAGCGGATCAACTGA
- the hisA gene encoding 1-(5-phosphoribosyl)-5-[(5-phosphoribosylamino)methylideneamino]imidazole-4-carboxamide isomerase, whose translation MILYPAIDLKDGQCVRLLKGDMEAATVFGDDPAAQAATFVDAGCAWVHLVDLNGAFAGRPVNAEAVEAILSRVDVPCQLGGGIRDMATIESWLDKGLARVILGTVAVEDPDLVRQAARAFPGKVAVGLDARNGRVATRGWAEETDVMVTDLARQFEDAGVAAIIYTDIDRDGAMAGPNIPATGALARAVDIPVIASGGVSSMDDLLALRDTGVIAGAISGRALYDGAIDLRAALKALQG comes from the coding sequence ATGATCCTGTATCCCGCCATCGACCTGAAGGACGGCCAATGCGTGCGCCTGTTGAAAGGCGACATGGAGGCCGCGACAGTGTTCGGGGACGACCCCGCCGCACAGGCGGCCACCTTCGTCGACGCTGGCTGCGCCTGGGTGCATCTGGTGGACCTGAACGGCGCCTTCGCCGGGCGTCCCGTGAACGCCGAGGCGGTCGAGGCGATCCTGTCCCGCGTGGACGTGCCCTGCCAATTGGGCGGCGGTATCCGCGATATGGCTACCATCGAGTCGTGGTTGGACAAAGGGCTGGCGCGGGTCATCCTTGGCACCGTCGCCGTGGAAGACCCCGATCTTGTGCGGCAGGCCGCAAGGGCGTTTCCCGGCAAAGTGGCGGTGGGTCTGGATGCGCGCAACGGCCGTGTTGCAACCCGCGGCTGGGCCGAAGAGACCGACGTGATGGTGACGGACCTCGCTCGCCAGTTCGAAGACGCAGGCGTCGCGGCGATCATCTATACCGACATCGACCGCGATGGCGCGATGGCGGGCCCGAACATCCCGGCGACCGGGGCCCTGGCCCGCGCGGTGGACATTCCGGTGATCGCATCGGGCGGCGTGTCGTCGATGGATGACCTGCTGGCCCTGCGCGACACTGGCGTCATCGCGGGCGCGATCTCTGGCCGGGCGCTCTATGACGGCGCGATCGACCTTCGCGCGGCGCTGAAGGCTCTGCAGGGCTGA
- the kduI gene encoding 5-dehydro-4-deoxy-D-glucuronate isomerase, whose product MTTTWTTRYGASPAQIDGMSTDALRSEFLMPALWANGEARLVYTHVDRMVVAGICPDDAPIQIGDGTEVGTDHLFQAREGGIANLGDKPGTVTVDGEAFNLAPRDIIYVGRGAQDVALSGQGARFYLNSVPAGADHPNRLITKAESKPVTMGDEAKSNKRTLRMYIHPEVSPSCLLLMGITDPAPGSIWNTMPPHTHERRMEAYFYFDMSDEDRVMHFMGKPDCTRHMVVAAGVGVLSPAWSIHMGAGTGPYAFVWGMTGENQVYQEMSPVAVKDLK is encoded by the coding sequence ATGACCACAACCTGGACCACCCGCTACGGCGCGTCGCCTGCGCAGATCGACGGCATGTCGACCGACGCGCTGCGCTCCGAATTCCTGATGCCCGCGCTGTGGGCCAACGGCGAAGCGCGCCTCGTCTACACCCACGTTGACCGGATGGTCGTGGCGGGCATCTGCCCCGATGACGCCCCGATCCAGATCGGCGACGGCACAGAGGTCGGCACCGATCATCTGTTCCAGGCGCGTGAGGGTGGCATCGCCAACCTTGGCGACAAGCCGGGCACCGTGACCGTGGATGGCGAAGCGTTCAATCTTGCGCCCCGCGATATCATTTACGTCGGGCGTGGCGCGCAGGACGTCGCACTGTCGGGGCAGGGCGCGCGCTTTTATTTGAACTCGGTGCCCGCCGGTGCCGATCACCCGAACCGCCTGATCACCAAGGCCGAGTCCAAGCCCGTCACGATGGGCGACGAAGCAAAGTCCAACAAGCGCACCCTGCGCATGTATATCCACCCCGAAGTCTCGCCCTCGTGCCTGCTGCTGATGGGGATCACCGACCCCGCGCCCGGCAGCATCTGGAATACCATGCCACCCCACACGCACGAACGCCGGATGGAGGCGTATTTCTACTTCGACATGTCCGACGAAGACCGCGTCATGCACTTCATGGGCAAGCCCGACTGCACACGCCACATGGTCGTGGCGGCGGGTGTCGGCGTGCTGTCCCCCGCCTGGTCCATTCACATGGGCGCGGGCACTGGCCCCTACGCCTTCGTCTGGGGCATGACGGGAGAGAACCAAGTCTATCAGGAAATGTCGCCCGTCGCCGTGAAGGACCTGAAGTGA
- a CDS encoding DUF2147 domain-containing protein, giving the protein MKRIVLSAIAVLGMAGMASADPIEGTWQTQPDDGRVGHIQIAPCGGGYCGTLVRSFDTSGAVVQTGNEGSQIVRQMSPTGGGNYTGKVFRPSNGKVYNGKAAVSGNSMKLSGCVAGGLLCSSQTWQRVN; this is encoded by the coding sequence ATGAAACGTATCGTTCTTTCCGCCATCGCGGTTCTTGGAATGGCCGGAATGGCCAGCGCCGACCCGATCGAGGGCACATGGCAGACCCAGCCGGATGACGGCCGCGTCGGTCACATCCAGATCGCCCCCTGCGGTGGCGGATATTGCGGCACGCTCGTCCGCTCGTTCGACACGTCGGGCGCGGTCGTGCAGACCGGTAACGAAGGCAGTCAGATCGTGCGCCAGATGTCGCCGACGGGCGGTGGCAACTACACCGGCAAGGTGTTCCGCCCCTCGAACGGCAAGGTCTACAACGGCAAGGCGGCGGTGTCGGGCAACTCGATGAAGCTCTCGGGCTGTGTCGCGGGCGGTTTGTTGTGCTCGTCGCAGACCTGGCAGCGCGTTAATTAA
- a CDS encoding ABC transporter substrate-binding protein → MKLNTLMATVALAALGTAATAQDTTELRMMWYSDGIEGEVMQDLLDRFEEENPDIDVVLDNVAYQVIQEQLPIQLASGQGPDIARVTNLKEQAQHWLDLSDYVEDAAYWEENFGNRFDWMREDGSDAIPGFLTQLTMVGGYANKTLFEQAGVEMPGDDATWDDWVNAADEVRQSQGTAAAFAVDRSGHRISGPNASFGANYIAEDGTPAPVDDGTMAFVEKLVNWTKEGKQLPEVWVSAAGTTYRSGADDFINAQIPFLYSGSWQVANLSTKIGDAFDWVAIGSPCGTAGCSGLAGGAALVGIKYTEHPEEVARVMDFLASEEIVREFSERTLFLPAHAGIVEAGGLNFQSDDPNVPPALDRFVQASGETLPLADQLPAWKWANAYYGALVTRASQAMADEITLEEARMLMDQDIADAVENASQ, encoded by the coding sequence ATGAAACTGAATACACTGATGGCCACCGTGGCACTTGCCGCGCTCGGCACCGCCGCCACTGCGCAGGACACCACCGAACTGCGCATGATGTGGTATTCGGACGGGATCGAGGGCGAGGTCATGCAAGACCTGCTCGACCGCTTCGAGGAAGAGAACCCCGACATCGACGTGGTGCTCGACAATGTAGCCTATCAGGTCATTCAGGAGCAGCTGCCGATCCAGTTGGCTTCCGGTCAAGGCCCCGACATCGCACGCGTCACGAACCTGAAAGAGCAGGCGCAGCACTGGTTGGACCTGTCCGATTACGTGGAAGACGCCGCTTATTGGGAAGAGAACTTCGGCAATCGCTTTGACTGGATGCGCGAAGACGGATCCGACGCGATCCCCGGTTTCCTGACGCAGCTGACCATGGTTGGAGGCTACGCCAACAAGACCCTGTTCGAACAGGCGGGCGTCGAAATGCCCGGCGACGATGCAACGTGGGATGACTGGGTGAACGCCGCCGATGAAGTGCGCCAAAGCCAAGGCACCGCCGCGGCCTTCGCCGTGGACCGCTCTGGCCACCGTATCTCTGGCCCGAACGCGTCTTTCGGGGCCAACTACATCGCAGAAGACGGCACGCCCGCGCCGGTCGATGACGGCACGATGGCTTTCGTCGAAAAGCTGGTGAACTGGACGAAAGAGGGCAAGCAGCTGCCCGAAGTCTGGGTGTCGGCCGCTGGCACGACCTATCGCTCTGGCGCGGATGACTTCATCAACGCGCAGATCCCGTTCCTCTACTCCGGCTCCTGGCAGGTGGCGAACCTGTCCACCAAGATCGGCGATGCCTTCGACTGGGTCGCCATCGGATCGCCCTGCGGCACGGCGGGCTGTTCGGGCCTTGCGGGCGGCGCGGCGCTGGTCGGCATCAAGTACACCGAGCACCCCGAAGAGGTGGCACGCGTGATGGACTTCCTCGCCTCTGAAGAAATCGTGCGCGAATTCTCCGAGCGTACACTGTTCCTTCCGGCCCACGCGGGCATCGTCGAAGCCGGCGGTCTGAATTTCCAGTCCGACGATCCGAACGTGCCCCCGGCGCTGGACCGTTTCGTGCAAGCCTCCGGTGAGACGCTGCCGCTGGCCGACCAGCTTCCCGCCTGGAAGTGGGCCAACGCCTACTACGGCGCGCTCGTGACCCGTGCCTCGCAAGCCATGGCCGACGAGATCACGCTGGAAGAAGCGCGGATGCTGATGGATCAGGACATCGCCGACGCGGTCGAGAACGCGTCGCAGTAA